A genome region from Fervidobacterium changbaicum includes the following:
- a CDS encoding ECF transporter S component produces MARSSRLTTMIVVLIPVAVGINYAGKFFAEALKLPLWLDSIGTVLAAMLAGPVVGGLSGAINNIIYGLTAGPISFIYALTSIGIGVAAGLLYKAKMFENAFRAFLSGLIIAVVATVISVPLNVIFWEGQTGNVWGDALFAFLRSKNVGVWLASFFDELVVDLVDKVLTVFIAYGIFKALPKSLVYSFRQEQ; encoded by the coding sequence ATGGCAAGGTCTTCAAGACTCACAACGATGATAGTTGTCCTGATTCCTGTAGCGGTAGGCATCAACTATGCGGGTAAATTTTTTGCGGAGGCTTTGAAACTACCGCTGTGGTTGGACTCTATAGGTACGGTACTTGCGGCCATGCTTGCTGGTCCAGTCGTTGGTGGACTTAGCGGGGCAATCAACAATATCATCTACGGTTTGACAGCTGGACCTATATCGTTCATCTACGCACTTACAAGCATAGGTATAGGTGTGGCTGCTGGATTACTTTATAAAGCAAAGATGTTCGAAAACGCATTTAGAGCTTTCCTGAGCGGTTTGATCATAGCCGTTGTGGCGACGGTTATCTCTGTACCTCTGAACGTTATTTTCTGGGAAGGTCAGACGGGAAATGTCTGGGGAGATGCACTTTTCGCATTCCTGAGGTCCAAGAATGTAGGTGTTTGGTTGGCTTCTTTCTTCGATGAACTTGTTGTCGATTTAGTAGATAAAGTTCTGACAGTTTTCATCGCATATGGAATTTTCAAAGCACTACCAAAATCACTAGTATATAGCTTCAGGCAAGAACAATAA
- a CDS encoding energy-coupling factor transporter transmembrane component T family protein, producing MRTISLYVEKNTPVHRLEPVTKLWYAFTSVILTFLFPSMWMGLLFLLISLIIAVLARVLKNMVGFINAALVVSTTMLIIQGMFYQGNATLIFTLGKLSFYKEGFLHATVLIIRVINMIVAFGMLILTTRPSDMVSNLVQKGLSPKLGYILSSVLQIIPQMLSTASTIIDAQRSRGLETEGSLMQKLRAFFALIGPLVLSSLVEARERAIAIEMRGFGVSRKPTFVKIIPETMLDKSIKLIMKSTLIFAIAWRVISWITI from the coding sequence TTGAGAACGATAAGCCTCTACGTTGAGAAAAACACACCAGTGCATAGGCTAGAGCCCGTTACCAAATTGTGGTACGCTTTTACCTCAGTCATTCTGACTTTCTTATTCCCATCCATGTGGATGGGACTTCTCTTTCTTTTAATTTCCTTAATAATTGCAGTTCTAGCACGCGTTTTGAAAAACATGGTTGGATTCATAAATGCAGCTTTAGTTGTCTCTACGACAATGTTGATAATTCAAGGTATGTTCTATCAGGGTAATGCAACGTTGATTTTTACACTTGGCAAACTAAGTTTTTACAAAGAAGGTTTCCTACACGCAACAGTTCTTATTATACGCGTGATAAACATGATAGTAGCCTTCGGAATGCTTATACTCACGACCAGACCATCTGATATGGTATCAAACCTTGTTCAAAAAGGATTGTCGCCGAAATTGGGCTACATTCTCTCATCCGTGTTGCAAATTATTCCTCAGATGCTATCCACAGCTTCCACGATAATCGATGCCCAGCGTTCTAGAGGACTTGAGACGGAAGGTAGCTTAATGCAAAAACTGAGAGCGTTTTTCGCACTCATAGGTCCTCTTGTCTTGAGCTCGCTTGTTGAAGCCAGAGAAAGGGCGATCGCAATTGAAATGCGAGGGTTTGGTGTTTCAAGAAAGCCAACATTTGTGAAGATAATTCCCGAGACAATGCTTGACAAGAGTATAAAACTTATCATGAAATCAACTTTAATCTTTGCCATCGCGTGGAGGGTTATTTCATGGATAACGATTTAA
- a CDS encoding energy-coupling factor ABC transporter ATP-binding protein: MDNDLSIDEARLSKQEKIVVADLSYEYPLSGKKVLNSISFSVSRGEFIGIIGRNGAGKSTLCFALTGLVPSFFGGKRSGSVLIDDVDVLHIPKEQLVKKVGLVLQNPFSQISGAKMTVFEEVAFGLENIGIDREEIVERVENVLKRFKLWEKREENPFELSGGQLQRLAIASVLALEPDIVILDEPTSQLDPQGTTEVFEALLELKELGKTIILVEHKFEKLVEYCDKLLFLYNGELISYGTAEEIFSMPEIDQYHVGEPIYTSLCKVLNLKKSNGLYPVHFDDAVSLLKGVFQRP, translated from the coding sequence ATGGATAACGATTTAAGTATAGATGAAGCAAGGTTGTCAAAGCAAGAAAAAATAGTTGTCGCGGACCTGAGCTATGAATACCCACTTTCTGGAAAGAAAGTGTTAAACAGCATTTCCTTTTCCGTATCGCGAGGTGAGTTCATTGGTATCATCGGTAGGAATGGTGCTGGTAAATCAACACTTTGTTTTGCCCTAACAGGGCTTGTTCCTTCATTTTTTGGTGGTAAACGTAGTGGAAGCGTTTTAATCGATGATGTAGATGTTCTGCACATTCCAAAAGAACAGCTTGTCAAGAAAGTAGGACTTGTACTTCAGAATCCATTTTCGCAAATCAGTGGTGCAAAGATGACGGTGTTCGAAGAGGTGGCTTTCGGGCTTGAAAATATCGGAATCGATCGTGAAGAGATAGTTGAACGGGTCGAGAATGTCTTGAAAAGATTCAAACTATGGGAAAAAAGGGAAGAAAATCCTTTCGAACTTTCCGGTGGTCAGCTGCAAAGGTTGGCAATAGCAAGTGTTCTTGCCTTAGAGCCTGACATTGTTATTTTGGATGAGCCTACTTCACAACTTGACCCACAGGGTACAACTGAGGTCTTTGAAGCTTTATTGGAACTAAAGGAGCTTGGAAAAACGATTATTTTGGTTGAGCATAAATTCGAGAAGTTGGTAGAGTACTGCGACAAGTTACTGTTCTTGTACAATGGAGAGTTAATAAGCTACGGGACAGCTGAAGAGATCTTTTCTATGCCGGAAATTGACCAGTACCACGTAGGTGAGCCTATATACACTTCTTTGTGCAAGGTTTTGAACCTCAAAAAATCCAACGGATTGTATCCTGTGCATTTCGATGATGCAGTTAGCTTATTGAAGGGAGTTTTTCAAAGGCCATGA
- a CDS encoding energy-coupling factor ABC transporter ATP-binding protein — MSGTYNDDVISVQNLWFAYKDEEFVLRDVTITIDNRPTAIVGQNGAGKTTFVKLLKALLTPTKGDIWIFGQNTKDTTAAKLAKTVGLVFQNPADQIFKSKVIEEVMFGPMNVFKDKHVAYENSVRALELVGLKGKEEEHPYDLTLSERKLLCLASILAMEPKVIIFDEPTIAQDRYSTQVIAGIIKSLVSSGKFVITITHDMDFVLENFSRTVVFSDGMIIADGETEHVLSDDEILTKAHLEVPWLIRLSRELNVPYKKIREIKTVNY, encoded by the coding sequence ATGAGTGGGACTTATAACGATGATGTGATAAGCGTTCAAAATTTGTGGTTTGCATACAAAGACGAAGAGTTTGTACTTAGGGATGTAACGATTACAATAGACAATCGACCTACTGCGATTGTTGGTCAAAACGGAGCTGGCAAGACAACGTTTGTCAAACTCCTAAAAGCATTGTTAACCCCAACGAAAGGGGATATATGGATATTTGGACAAAACACCAAGGATACAACAGCGGCTAAATTGGCAAAGACTGTCGGTTTAGTTTTCCAAAACCCAGCTGATCAGATATTTAAGAGTAAAGTAATCGAAGAGGTTATGTTCGGTCCAATGAATGTTTTCAAGGATAAGCACGTAGCTTACGAAAATTCAGTAAGAGCTCTTGAACTTGTGGGGCTGAAAGGAAAAGAAGAGGAACATCCGTATGACCTCACATTATCTGAAAGAAAACTGTTGTGTCTTGCCTCTATCCTTGCGATGGAACCGAAAGTGATTATTTTCGATGAGCCAACAATCGCACAAGATAGGTACTCCACACAAGTAATTGCTGGGATTATAAAATCACTCGTCTCTTCTGGAAAGTTTGTTATAACCATAACACACGATATGGATTTTGTTCTAGAAAATTTTTCAAGGACAGTGGTTTTTTCAGATGGCATGATAATTGCCGATGGTGAAACAGAACACGTTCTTAGTGACGACGAAATCTTAACCAAAGCCCATCTTGAGGTGCCTTGGTTGATACGCCTGTCACGTGAGTTGAATGTGCCCTATAAAAAGATTAGGGAAATAAAGACCGTAAACTATTAG